CCTGGCCGGCGGTGTAGTCGCTGGTCCAGGCGGTGTCCGCGTTCTCCACCCGCAGCTTCTGGTCGCGGCAGATGAAGTGCAGGTGGTCGTTGCCGAGCATCCCGCCGGGCAGCAGATGGGCCTCGGTGAGGATCTGGAAGCCGTTGCAGATGCCGAGCACCGGGAGGCCGGACTTCGCCTGGTCGATGACGGTGTCCATCACCGGCGAGAAACGCGCGATGGCACCCGCGCGCAGATAGTCGCCGTAGGAGAAACCGCCGCACAGCACCACGGCGTCGACCTGCTTGAGGTCCTTGTCCTTGTGCCAGAGCGCCACGGGTTCGGCGCCGGCGACGCGGATCGCGCGCTGCGTGTCCCGGTCGTCGAGACTGCCGGGGAAAGTGACGACGCCAATACGAGCGGTCACTTCGCGGCCCCCGTGACCACGTCGGCGGACTCGACCTTCACGGTGAAGTCCTCGATCACGGTGTTGGCGAGGAAGGATTCCGCGAGATCATGGATCCGGGCGAGGGCGGCGTCGTCGACCGGCCCGTCCACCTCGAGTTCGAATCGCTTTCCCTGACGTACGTCGGAGATGCCCTCGAAACCGAGCCGCGGCAGTGCGCGCTGCACCGCCTGGCCCTGGGGGTCGAGGATCTCCGGCTTGAGCATGACGTCGACTACGACGCGTGCCACTGGCACTCCCGGTGTGTGGTGCTGAGCAGGTCCCTTCAGACTACCCGTACAAAATTTCTACGCGGGTAGATTCGTAGGAATCTACGGAATGGGCGACGGCGGTCCGGGCACCGTCCGTTCGCCCGCGATCGCCGACCGTCGGCCCTTGCACACCGTTCCGTGCGGAGCCTCGCGTGAAACTTCGTCACGGAATCGGCGTGACCGGAGTCACGATCCGGTGTCGGCGACCCGGCTGCGCGAAAAGATCAGGGAAAGATCAGGCATCCGGCAGTGGTTCCTATTGCGCGGAGACACGCGGACGGATTTAGTCGTTCTGCCCACCGCATTGCCGGGCCCTGTACAAAAGAATTGGCAATAGCCGATACTTTGCCCATTGGCACCCAAAGGCGCGGTGCCAATCAATGGGCCAGTACCGGCCACTACCCCACCAAGTACACCCACCCAAGTACACCCACTCCAATAACAGCCGGACAGTCGACATCCGCCGGACGTGATCGCAACCCGCGAGTCCGTGATGTCGCACGAAGGGACCGATATTCGTGGCGCAGCGTGTCGTGGTAACGCTCTTTGACGACATCGACGGCTCGGAAGCGGCCGAAACGATCGCCTTCGGACTCGACGGCAGGTCGTACGAGATCGACCTGAACCGGACGAACGCCGACAAGCTGCGGACGGCGCTCGCGCCCTTCGTGGAGGCGGGCCGCAAGCGGGCGCGCTCCGGCAAGGCCTACCGGGAGACGGTGGTCGCCCCCGACCCGGCGGCGGTCCGGGCCTGGGCGCAGGCGAACCGGATGGACGTGCCGGCCCGCGGCCGGATCCCGAAGCGGGTGTACGAGGCGTTCGCCGAGGCGCAGTGAGGGCGGTGGGGCGTGCGGGGGCGGTGCCCCGCGGCACCCCCGGCAGCAGTCCCCCGGAGCACCGGGAGGTGGTCCTGCGGGGCGCCGGGAGACGGCCCTCACGGCCGTCCGGAGCCGGTGCTCCGAGGTGCCCGGGGGCCGGCCGACGGCCGGTCATGCGCCCCCGGCGCCAACCGACTTGCGCACCACCCCCGCTGATCAGCTAGAGTCTGGAGCACGCCGCCGGGCAAGGCCGAAAAGGCCCAGCTCACGGAGTACATGCGGGTGTAGTTCAGTAGTAGAACACCCCCTTTCCAAGGGGGAGGCGCAGTGTGCAATTCCTGTCACCCGCTCTGCACCGCCGGACCGATGCCCTCTGTGGATCAGGTAGGCTGGTGCCGCACCGATCGGTGAGAGCCGGTCGGGGGCATTGCGGACGTAGCTCAGTTGGTAGAGCGCAACCTTGCCAAGGTTGAGGTCGCGAGTTCGAGCCTCGTCGTCCGCTCCAGTGGAAAAAGTGGAAGCGAAGGCCCCGGTCCTCAGGACCGGGGCCTTCGTCGTGCGTGCCTCGTGCGTCTCTGACATTTGTCATGCGGGTTCATGACACCGCGCACTGCCTGCGGCGTCCGTCGGCGGGGAGGCTGGATGCATGAACACGGACGAGCGCGAACACGTGATTGACGTCACCGACTTGCGGCGGGTCTACGGGGGCGGTTTCGAAGCCGTGCGCGGCATCACCTTCTCGGTGGGCCGCGGCGAACTCTTCGCGCTCCTCGGTACCAACGGCGCGGGCAAGACCTCCACCGTCGAACTCCTCGAAGGGCTCGCGGCCCCGGCGGCCGGCCGCATCCGCGTCCTCGGGCACGACCCGTACGCCGAGCGCGCCGCCGTCCGCCCACGTACGGGCGTGATGCTCCAGGAGGGCGGCTTCCCCAACGAGCTGACCGTCGCCGAGACGATACGGCTGTGGTCGGGCTGCACCAGCGACGCCCGGCCCGCGCCGGAGGCGCTCGACATGGTCGGGCTGACCCGGCGGTCCGGTGTGCGGGTGAAGCAGCTGTCCGGCGGCGAGAAGCGGCGGCTCGACCTGGCGCTCGCCCTGCTCGGCCGCCCCGAGGTGCTGTTCCTCGACGAGCCCACGACCGGACTGGACGCCGAGGGCCGCCGGGACACCTGGGAACTGGTCCGCGCTCTGCGCGAGGCGGGCACCACCGTGCTGCTCACCACGCACTACCTGGAGGAGGCCGAGGCACTCGCCGACCGGCTGGCGATACTCCACGAGGGCCGCATCGCCGCGACGGGCACCCCGGCCGAGGTCACCGCCGCTCAGCCGTCCCGGATCTCCTTCGACCTGCCCGAGGGGTACTTCGTCGGAGACCTGCCCCCGCTCGCCGAACTCGGCGTGACGGCCCACGAGACGTCGGGCCGGACGGTCCTGCTGCGCACGGAGGAACTGCAGCGCACCGCCACCGCCCTGCTGCTGTGGGCGGACCGCGCCGGCGTCGTGCTGCACCGGCTGGACGTGCGCTCGGCCTCGCTGGAGGAGGCGTTCCTGCACATAGCCGAGCGGGAGACGGCACGGAAGCGGGGGGAATCCGGCGGACACGGGGTGCCGGACACGACGTCGAACGGAACTGCGGACACCTCGGCCGGGAAGGCGGCGGCATGAACACGAACACGGGCACGGGGACGAACACGGGCACGGGTATGGGGACGGGCACGGGTATCGGGACGGGCACGGACACGGGTGCGGGGAGGGGTTTCGCGGGCGGGAGCCGCACCGGGAGCACCACCTCCCTGGGACGGCTGCGTGCCCTGGCCCGGGCCGAGCTGACCCTGCTGCTGCGCACCAAGAGCGTGATCGTCACCGCGGTACTCGTCCCGCTCGCGCTCCCGCTCAGCATCCGGCCCGCACTGGACGAGTTCGATCTCGAAGCCCAAGGGCTGAGCGTCGGTCCGGTGTTGCTGACCTCCGCGATCGGCTTCTCCTTCCTCTTCGCCGTCTACACGTCCCTGGTGACCGTCTTCGCCGCCCGCCGAGAGGAACTGGTGCTCAAGCGACTGCGCACCGGCGAGCTGAGGGACGCGGAGATCCTCGTCGGCACGGCGCTGCCCGCGCTCTGTATCGGCCTCATACAGTCCCTGCTCGTGGCCGTCGGCTGCACGGTCCTGCTGGACCTGCCCGCACCCCGCGCCCCGCACCTCGCCGTACTGGGCGTGCTCGCCGGTCTGGTGCTGTCCGCGGCGCTGGCCGCCCTGACCGCCAGTGTCAGCCGGACGGTGGAGAGCGCGCAGGTCACGGCGTTGCCGCTGGTGTTCGTCTCCATGCTGGGCTCGGGCCTCACGGTCCCGCTCGAGGTGCTGCCGGACAAGGTCGCCCACGTCTGCGACCTGCTGCCGCTCTCCCCGGTCATACGGCTGGTCCGCGGCGGCTGGACGGGTCAGCTGTCGGGATACGAGACGCTGGAGTCGACGGCCCTCGCCGCGGCCTGGATCGTCCTCGCCGCCTGGGCCGTACGACGATGGTTCCGCTGGGACCGCCGCTGACCGGAGCGGACGGGGAGAACCGCGAGGGAGAGGAGGGGAACGGAATGACCCTACGTACACCGAGGCCGATACTCGGCTGGCAGCGTGCGTGGCACGCGCGGAGCAAGGCGGCGCGGGTGGAGCTGCAGTCCGTGATCATGTGGCGGTTCCTGCCCTGGGTGTTCGCCCTCACCTGGATGGCGCTGCCGCTGCTCGCCGGCCTCCAGCACGGTCTGCTGTCCCGGCTGCTCGCCGCGTCGCTGCTGCTCGTCGGCGTCCTCCAGATCGTCTGGGCGAACCGGCTGGTGCGCCCGGTCCTCGACCACTACCTGGGGCGCGCCGTGCTCCCGCCGCGCGCGCTGTGGACGCCGGCGGCCCTGTTCGTCCTGGCCCTGGCGCTGGTGGCGACGCTCCACGGTCTGGACGCGGTCGCCCCGTGGGGCTGCCGGCTGGCACTGGGCGCGGTCCTGCTGTCGTTCGGGACGGTCTACGCCATGGTCGTGCCGGTCCGCATTTTTCTGCGGCACTCCGCGATCGGCTGTGTCCTGCTGATGACGGTGTTCGGGCTGCTGCGCGGCGATGTCGGCGAGGTGCTCTTCACGGCGGCGATCACCGCATTCGGGGCCGGTCTCTCGATACTCGGCTCGCGCTGCGGGGCGTGGACGCTGGCGGTGCTGTGGGAGGCGGAGCGGTCACGGGACATCGAGGCCCGGCTCGCCGTCGCCGAAGAGCGGCTGCGGTTCGGCCGCGATCTGCACGACGTGATGGGGCGCAACCTGGCGGTGATAGCGCTCAAGAGCGAGCTCGCCGTGCAGCTCGCCCGGCGCGGCCGGCCGGAGGCGGAGTCGCAGATGATGGAGGTGCAGCGCATAGCGCAGGAGTCGCAGCGGGAGGTCCGCGAGGTGGTGCGCGGCTACCGGGGGGCCGACCTCGGGGTCGAACTCTCCGGAGCGCGCGGGGTGCTCACGGCGGCCGGCATCGACTGCACGGTGACCGGTCCTCCGGCGGGCGGGCTGCCGGCACCGGTGCAGTCGGCGCTGGCCTGGGTGGTCCGCGAGGCCGTCACCAATGTGCTGCGGCACGGGAACCCGCAGCGGTGCACGGTCGCGCTGCGGACGGCCGGGGACCGGATCGAGCTGTCGGTGGAGAACGACGGGGCACCGGTTCCGGAGGCGCAGTCCGAGGACGGACCCGAGGCCGGGTCCGGGTCCGGGCAGGCTTCCCCGGTGGGTGGGGCCGCGGGGCGCGGGTCCGGGCTCGCGGGGCTGCGGGAGCGGCTGGCGGAGATCGGGGGCACGCTGCGGGCCGGCCCGGCCGGGACGGGCGTGTTCCGGCTCACGGCGGAGGTGCCGCTGCCGGGGCCGTCCTCCTCACCGTCCGCGGGCGACGGGTCCTTCGGGGCGCGCGTCCCGGACGCGGAGGCAGCGCCGCCGTCCGGCACCAGAGCCGTCCCGTCACCCCCGTCGTCCCCGTCGTCCCCGTCGTCCCCGTCGTCGCTGAGTGAGGTCACGCCGTGACATCCGTACCGCCGCCGTCCGCCGCCGCCGCGGGGGCCGTGCCCGTCGGTGCCCCCGTTCGGTTGCTGCTCGCCGACGACGAGCACCTCATCCGGGGCGCGCTGGCCGCGCTGCTGGCGCTGGAGGACGACCTGCTGGTAGTGGCCGAGGCCGCCACCGGGCCCGAGGCGCTGGCCATGGCGCGGGCGCACCGCCCCGATGTGGCCGTGCTGGATCTGCAGATGCCGGGGGCGGACGGCGTGAGGGTGGCCACATCCCTGCGCACCGAGCTGCCCGGGTGCCGGGTGCTGATCGTGACCAGTCACGGGCGCCCGGGCCATCTGAAGCGGGCGCTGGAGGTGGGGGTGCGGGGGTTCGTGCCGAAGACGGTGAGCGCCCAGCAGCTCGCGGAGGTGATCCGTACGGTGCACGCGGGAAACCGTTACGTCGACCCCGAGTTGGCGGCCGACGCGATTTCCACCGGGGACTCGCCGCTGACGGTGCGGGAGGCGGAGGTGCTGGAGTTCGCCGCCGACGGGGCGCCGGTCGCGGAGATCGCCGAGCGGGCGGCGCTGGCGGAGGGGACCGTGCGGAACTATCTGTCCTCGGCGGTCTCCAAGCTGGGGGTGGAGAACCGTCATGCGGCGGTGCGTCTCGCGCGTGAGCACGGTTGGGTATAGTTGCTCCCGCGCCACGGCGCAGTGCGGACGTAGCTCAGTTGGTAGAGCGCAACCTTGCCAAGGTTGAGGTCGCGAGTTCGAGCCTCGTCGTCCGCTCCAGTGGAAACAGTCGAAAGCGAAGGCCCCGGTCCGGTGGACCGGGGCCTTCGTCGTGTGCGGGGTCTACCGGGACCCGGCCCCGGGGGGGTCCTCAGTCCCAGCGGACGCCCGTCAGGCGCTCGTAGGCCTCCACGTACTTGCCGCGGGTCGCCTCGACGACCTCGTCCGGCAGGGCCGGGGGCGGCTGTTCGGCGGCGCGGTCCCAGCCGGAGGCGGACGAGGTCAGCCAGTCGCGCACGAACTGCTTGTCGTACGAGGGCTGGGCGCGGCCCGGCTGCCACTCGTCGGCGGGCCAGAAGCGGGAGGAGTCCGGGGTGAGGACCTCGTCGGCGAGGACGAGTTCGTCGCCGTCGAAGCCGAACTCGAACTTGGTGTCTGCCAGCAGGATGCCGCGGTCGCGGGCGATGTCGCGGCCCCGGGAGTAGACGGCGAGGGTGGACTGCCGCAGCTGGGCGGCGGTGTCGGCGCCGACCTGGCGGGCGACCTCCTCGTAGGAGACGTTCTCGTCGTGGTCGCCGACCTCGGCCTTGGTGGCCGGGGTGAAGATCGGCGCGGGCAGTTCGGAGCCGTCGACGAGGCCTTCGGGGAGGGCGAGGCCGCAGACGGTGCGGGAGGCGTCGTACTCCACCAGGCCGGAACCGGTCAGATAGCCGCGGGCCACGCACTCCACCGGCACCATGCGCAGCGACTTGCAGACCAGGGTGCGGCCGCGCCAGTCGGCGGGGGCGCCGGCCGGCAGTTCGGTGCTCAGGACATGGCCCGGGACGAGGTCGGCGAGCTGGTCGAACCACCACAGGGAGAGCTGGGTGAGGATGCGGCCCTTGTCGGGGATCTCCGTGGGGAGCACCCAGTCGTAGGCGGAGATGCGGTCGCTGGCGACCATCACCAGGTCGCCCGCCTCGTTCTGGTACAGCTCGCGCACCTTGCCGGTGTGCAGGTGCACCAGACCCGGCACCTGGACGGGCTCGGGCTTTTCCACGAATCCGGACACGGTTCCTCCCCGGTTCTGTCCTATGGCTCGATTCTCCCGTATGCGGAACGCGGGCTTCGGCCAGGGTGGACCGGCGGGGGCCGGGGCGCGACCCGAGCCCGGCGCGCGGCACGGCCCCGCGAAACGTTCACTCACGTTTGCAGATGCGGTCCAGGAGGTTGGCGGTGGCGCGCTGGATGCGGGCGTCGACGTGGCCGGGACGGTCCAGGGCCGGTGACCAGGCGAAGGTCCCGGACGCGAACACCAGCGCCCCGGAGGGGTCCCGGTACAGGGAGGTCTCCTGGTGACGCAGGACACCCTCGGCGTCCCGATAGGGGGAGTGGGCGAGCAGGATGCGGTCCTGGTGGTCGGGGAGCGGGGTGCGCGGGAAGTAGCGGTCGGCCTCGCCCGCGACCATGCCCGCCAGCTCCTCGCCCTCCCGGGCCCCGGCGCCCTCCCACAGCCAGTGGCCGGCGTTGCGCACGACCAGCGGGCTCGGTTCGGGGACGCGG
The DNA window shown above is from Streptomyces sp. NBC_00670 and carries:
- a CDS encoding histone-like nucleoid-structuring protein Lsr2; translation: MAQRVVVTLFDDIDGSEAAETIAFGLDGRSYEIDLNRTNADKLRTALAPFVEAGRKRARSGKAYRETVVAPDPAAVRAWAQANRMDVPARGRIPKRVYEAFAEAQ
- a CDS encoding phosphoribosylaminoimidazolesuccinocarboxamide synthase, with protein sequence MSGFVEKPEPVQVPGLVHLHTGKVRELYQNEAGDLVMVASDRISAYDWVLPTEIPDKGRILTQLSLWWFDQLADLVPGHVLSTELPAGAPADWRGRTLVCKSLRMVPVECVARGYLTGSGLVEYDASRTVCGLALPEGLVDGSELPAPIFTPATKAEVGDHDENVSYEEVARQVGADTAAQLRQSTLAVYSRGRDIARDRGILLADTKFEFGFDGDELVLADEVLTPDSSRFWPADEWQPGRAQPSYDKQFVRDWLTSSASGWDRAAEQPPPALPDEVVEATRGKYVEAYERLTGVRWD
- a CDS encoding response regulator, which encodes MTSVPPPSAAAAGAVPVGAPVRLLLADDEHLIRGALAALLALEDDLLVVAEAATGPEALAMARAHRPDVAVLDLQMPGADGVRVATSLRTELPGCRVLIVTSHGRPGHLKRALEVGVRGFVPKTVSAQQLAEVIRTVHAGNRYVDPELAADAISTGDSPLTVREAEVLEFAADGAPVAEIAERAALAEGTVRNYLSSAVSKLGVENRHAAVRLAREHGWV
- a CDS encoding ABC transporter ATP-binding protein, whose product is MNTDEREHVIDVTDLRRVYGGGFEAVRGITFSVGRGELFALLGTNGAGKTSTVELLEGLAAPAAGRIRVLGHDPYAERAAVRPRTGVMLQEGGFPNELTVAETIRLWSGCTSDARPAPEALDMVGLTRRSGVRVKQLSGGEKRRLDLALALLGRPEVLFLDEPTTGLDAEGRRDTWELVRALREAGTTVLLTTHYLEEAEALADRLAILHEGRIAATGTPAEVTAAQPSRISFDLPEGYFVGDLPPLAELGVTAHETSGRTVLLRTEELQRTATALLLWADRAGVVLHRLDVRSASLEEAFLHIAERETARKRGESGGHGVPDTTSNGTADTSAGKAAA
- the purQ gene encoding phosphoribosylformylglycinamidine synthase subunit PurQ gives rise to the protein MTARIGVVTFPGSLDDRDTQRAIRVAGAEPVALWHKDKDLKQVDAVVLCGGFSYGDYLRAGAIARFSPVMDTVIDQAKSGLPVLGICNGFQILTEAHLLPGGMLGNDHLHFICRDQKLRVENADTAWTSDYTAGQEIRIPLKNMDGRYVADRRTLDELEAEGRVAFRYVTRGGAADGPADPEGYGNPNGSLNDIAGITNAAGNIVGLMPHPEHAVEPLIGSGRTDGLPFFTSILKKLVSA
- a CDS encoding ABC transporter permease; protein product: MNTNTGTGTNTGTGMGTGTGIGTGTDTGAGRGFAGGSRTGSTTSLGRLRALARAELTLLLRTKSVIVTAVLVPLALPLSIRPALDEFDLEAQGLSVGPVLLTSAIGFSFLFAVYTSLVTVFAARREELVLKRLRTGELRDAEILVGTALPALCIGLIQSLLVAVGCTVLLDLPAPRAPHLAVLGVLAGLVLSAALAALTASVSRTVESAQVTALPLVFVSMLGSGLTVPLEVLPDKVAHVCDLLPLSPVIRLVRGGWTGQLSGYETLESTALAAAWIVLAAWAVRRWFRWDRR
- a CDS encoding sensor histidine kinase, which translates into the protein MTLRTPRPILGWQRAWHARSKAARVELQSVIMWRFLPWVFALTWMALPLLAGLQHGLLSRLLAASLLLVGVLQIVWANRLVRPVLDHYLGRAVLPPRALWTPAALFVLALALVATLHGLDAVAPWGCRLALGAVLLSFGTVYAMVVPVRIFLRHSAIGCVLLMTVFGLLRGDVGEVLFTAAITAFGAGLSILGSRCGAWTLAVLWEAERSRDIEARLAVAEERLRFGRDLHDVMGRNLAVIALKSELAVQLARRGRPEAESQMMEVQRIAQESQREVREVVRGYRGADLGVELSGARGVLTAAGIDCTVTGPPAGGLPAPVQSALAWVVREAVTNVLRHGNPQRCTVALRTAGDRIELSVENDGAPVPEAQSEDGPEAGSGSGQASPVGGAAGRGSGLAGLRERLAEIGGTLRAGPAGTGVFRLTAEVPLPGPSSSPSAGDGSFGARVPDAEAAPPSGTRAVPSPPSSPSSPSSPSSLSEVTP
- the purS gene encoding phosphoribosylformylglycinamidine synthase subunit PurS; amino-acid sequence: MARVVVDVMLKPEILDPQGQAVQRALPRLGFEGISDVRQGKRFELEVDGPVDDAALARIHDLAESFLANTVIEDFTVKVESADVVTGAAK